A portion of the Chlamydia caviae GPIC genome contains these proteins:
- a CDS encoding ATP synthase subunit C: MIDLSVVGPVFAMGLAMIGSAIGCGMAGVASHAVMSRIDEGHGKIIGLSAMPSSQSIYGLIFMLLLRDGIKDGKVGAIGAIAMGLSVGIALLLSAIMQGKCCVSAIQAYARSSAIYGKSFASIGIVESFALFAFVFALLLF; this comes from the coding sequence ATGATTGATTTATCGGTTGTTGGTCCTGTTTTTGCCATGGGCTTAGCAATGATAGGCAGTGCCATTGGTTGTGGTATGGCAGGGGTGGCTTCACATGCTGTGATGTCCCGAATTGACGAAGGACATGGAAAGATAATAGGTTTATCAGCAATGCCATCGTCACAATCTATCTATGGATTGATTTTCATGCTTTTGCTCAGAGATGGGATTAAAGATGGGAAAGTTGGTGCTATAGGCGCTATTGCTATGGGGCTTTCCGTTGGTATAGCATTGTTATTGTCTGCTATAATGCAGGGGAAATGTTGTGTAAGTGCTATCCAAGCATACGCTCGATCTTCGGCTATTTATGGTAAATCTTTTGCATCTATTGGGATAGTTGAATCGTTTGCACTCTTTGCTTTTGTTTTTGCGTTATTATTATTCTAA
- a CDS encoding V-type ATP synthase subunit B, translated as MQTIYTKITDIKGNLITVEAEGARLGELAEIERVDGRSSYASVLRFDAKKVTLQVFGGTSGLSTGDRVIFLGRSMEVTYGESLIGRRLNGVGKPIDGEGECFGDPIAISTPTFNPVCRVVPRDMVKTNIPMIDVFNCLVKSQKIPIFSSSGESHNALLMRIAAQTDADIVIIGGMGLTFVDYSFFVDESKRLGFADKCVMFIHKAVDAPVECVLIPDMALACAEKFAVDHNKNVLVLLTDMTAFADALKEIAITMDQIPANRGYPGSLYSDLALRYEKAVDIAEGGSITLISVTTMPGDDITHPVPDNTGFITEGQFYLKNNRIDPFGSLSRLKQLVIGKVTREDHGDLANSLIRLYADSRKAAERMSMGFKLSNWDKKLLAFAELFETRLMSLEVNIPLEEALDIGWKILAQSFHSEEVGIKEQLINKYWPKSCLHR; from the coding sequence ATGCAGACAATATATACAAAAATTACCGACATCAAAGGAAACTTAATAACTGTAGAAGCTGAGGGAGCGCGTTTAGGTGAACTAGCGGAAATTGAAAGAGTGGATGGAAGATCTTCATACGCTTCTGTTTTACGCTTTGATGCTAAGAAAGTAACCTTACAAGTCTTTGGTGGAACTTCCGGATTGTCGACAGGGGATCGGGTAATATTTTTAGGTCGTTCTATGGAGGTTACTTACGGGGAATCTCTAATAGGTAGACGTTTAAATGGTGTGGGTAAACCTATTGATGGCGAGGGAGAGTGTTTCGGTGATCCGATTGCAATCTCAACACCTACGTTTAATCCTGTTTGTCGTGTTGTTCCTAGGGATATGGTGAAAACCAATATTCCTATGATTGACGTATTCAATTGTTTAGTGAAGTCTCAAAAGATTCCTATCTTCTCTTCTTCTGGAGAGAGTCATAACGCCTTATTGATGCGTATAGCTGCACAAACAGATGCCGACATTGTCATTATCGGTGGTATGGGATTGACATTCGTTGACTATAGCTTTTTCGTTGATGAGTCTAAGAGATTAGGATTCGCCGATAAATGTGTGATGTTTATTCATAAAGCTGTAGATGCACCTGTAGAGTGTGTTTTAATTCCTGATATGGCCTTAGCATGTGCTGAGAAATTTGCTGTAGATCACAATAAGAATGTGTTGGTCTTACTTACGGATATGACAGCGTTTGCAGATGCTTTAAAGGAAATCGCCATTACTATGGACCAGATCCCTGCGAACCGTGGATATCCGGGATCTTTGTATTCGGATCTTGCATTGCGTTATGAAAAAGCTGTGGATATAGCAGAGGGCGGGTCCATTACTTTAATCAGTGTGACTACGATGCCTGGAGATGATATTACCCATCCTGTTCCCGATAACACGGGATTCATTACGGAAGGTCAGTTTTACCTGAAGAATAACCGTATTGATCCGTTTGGTTCTCTATCTCGTTTGAAGCAATTGGTTATTGGTAAAGTAACTAGAGAAGATCATGGAGATCTTGCAAACTCTTTAATACGGCTATATGCCGATTCTAGAAAAGCTGCGGAAAGAATGTCCATGGGCTTTAAGTTGTCAAATTGGGATAAAAAGTTATTGGCATTTGCTGAGCTTTTCGAAACCCGATTAATGAGTTTAGAAGTAAATATTCCTTTAGAAGAAGCTTTAGATATTGGTTGGAAAATTCTTGCTCAAAGTTTCCATTCCGAAGAAGTGGGTATAAAGGAACAGTTGATCAATAAGTATTGGCCGAAGTCATGTCTTCACAGATAA
- a CDS encoding V-type ATP synthase subunit E — protein MADLGAEDKLKQICDALRIETLKPAEDEAEAIVRNAKEQAKRIIDEAQERASQIITSAQQDADHKLKQGESALAQAGKRSLESLKQAVENKVFKESLAEWLDNALADPEVSAKLVAALIQAIEDQGISGDLTACIGKHVATRAVNEFLGKSVLAKLKGKGVAVGNFVGGVQLKVEDKNWVLDLSSDTLLDLLMRYLQKDFREMIFQGS, from the coding sequence ATGGCAGATCTCGGTGCAGAAGATAAGTTAAAGCAAATCTGCGATGCTCTACGAATAGAAACTTTAAAACCTGCTGAAGATGAAGCAGAAGCCATTGTGCGTAATGCGAAAGAGCAGGCAAAAAGGATAATTGACGAAGCTCAAGAACGGGCGAGTCAGATTATTACTTCAGCTCAACAAGATGCTGACCATAAGCTAAAACAGGGGGAGTCCGCTTTAGCTCAAGCAGGAAAGCGTTCCTTAGAAAGTTTAAAACAAGCTGTAGAAAATAAAGTCTTTAAAGAATCCTTGGCGGAATGGCTAGACAATGCTTTAGCTGATCCTGAGGTATCTGCTAAACTTGTTGCAGCGTTGATACAGGCTATAGAAGACCAAGGCATTTCCGGGGATCTTACAGCTTGTATTGGCAAACACGTGGCGACAAGAGCCGTTAATGAATTCCTAGGAAAATCCGTATTAGCAAAACTTAAAGGTAAGGGAGTAGCTGTCGGTAATTTTGTTGGTGGGGTTCAATTAAAAGTTGAAGACAAGAATTGGGTTTTAGATCTTAGTTCGGATACCTTGCTTGATCTTTTAATGCGTTATTTGCAAAAAGATTTTCGTGAAATGATATTTCAGGGCTCATAG
- the tal gene encoding transaldolase, protein MSSQFEQLKLLSVLVCDTGDPELVKTSGSQDATTNPSLILKVAQEPKYQELLTEAIAWGIRQNGDDIQTLTFVLDKIQVNFGLEILKCIPGRVSLEIDARLSFNTEAMIQRAIFLSELFAATGGDKKRLLVKIPGTWEGIRAVEVLEKQGIACNVTLIFNLIQAIAAAKANATLISPFVGRIYDWWIAAYGDEGYSIDADPGVASVSNIYTYYKKFDIPTQIMAASFRSKEQVLALAGCDLLTVSPKLLDELKKDQSPVAKKLDVAAAKKLDVQPVELTESVFRFLMNEDAMATEKLAEGIRIFSGDTQILEAAVTEFIKQIAAQDA, encoded by the coding sequence ATGTCTAGCCAATTCGAGCAGCTAAAACTCTTGAGTGTTCTTGTTTGCGATACTGGTGATCCAGAGTTAGTTAAAACTTCAGGATCTCAAGATGCAACGACGAATCCATCTCTCATTCTCAAAGTTGCGCAAGAGCCGAAATATCAAGAATTGCTAACGGAAGCAATTGCTTGGGGCATTCGACAAAATGGCGATGATATTCAAACTCTGACTTTTGTTTTAGACAAGATACAGGTAAATTTTGGTTTAGAGATTCTAAAATGTATTCCTGGTAGAGTTTCTTTAGAGATAGACGCTCGTCTTTCGTTTAATACAGAAGCGATGATTCAAAGGGCTATTTTTCTAAGTGAATTATTTGCTGCTACTGGTGGCGATAAGAAACGTCTTTTAGTTAAAATCCCTGGTACTTGGGAAGGCATTCGAGCTGTAGAAGTTTTAGAAAAGCAAGGTATTGCTTGTAATGTCACTCTCATTTTTAATTTGATTCAGGCTATTGCTGCTGCGAAAGCAAACGCAACGTTAATTTCACCGTTTGTTGGTCGTATTTATGATTGGTGGATAGCAGCTTATGGAGATGAAGGTTACTCTATAGATGCTGATCCTGGTGTAGCGTCTGTATCGAATATCTATACTTATTATAAGAAGTTTGATATCCCTACACAAATCATGGCTGCTTCTTTCCGTTCTAAGGAGCAGGTATTAGCCTTAGCAGGATGTGATTTGCTAACAGTTTCTCCAAAGTTGTTAGATGAATTGAAAAAGGATCAATCACCGGTTGCGAAAAAATTAGACGTGGCTGCTGCTAAGAAACTTGATGTACAACCTGTTGAATTGACAGAAAGTGTATTTCGTTTCTTAATGAATGAAGATGCCATGGCTACAGAGAAACTTGCTGAGGGTATTCGTATATTTTCTGGCGATACTCAAATTCTTGAAGCAGCGGTTACAGAATTTATTAAGCAAATAGCCGCCCAAGATGCGTAA
- a CDS encoding V-type ATP synthase subunit I gives MRVNVDKYLFIGRNRSEFFTACRELGVVEFISDKRLITSEKLRHFSECLKILNSLKRDYPSAHLSLSKSQDLTVEQIVDEVFALHQEIHSLTEAIKALRKEILRVKPLGPFSSDDIIEFTRKTGLTIRFFYRKHVDEDNLEVEQSNVFYLSTAYNFDYYAVIGVVELSKDQFTEIDAPHSVNELQAKETVLLREIQFKKTRICELYAYRQDVLEGLCDYDNEQRLRHAEESVEELFDGKVFSITGWVISDRIQELEKLCDQFDICLHKVAPDPDEIVPTYLENSGLGRIGEDLVNIYDTPASSDKDPSLWVFISFFFFFSMIVNDGGYGLVFLATSLFITFKARRVLKRSKSLARFLKMFSILGLGCIFWGFATTSFFGISISPSNPLREYSLTHMLALKKAEYYLDKHPKGYKELVNEHPLLKDKQGAEEFLLATEKSTGETVARAVVYDKFIDNILMELALFVGVVHMALGMLRYMRQRYSGLGWIVFMCGAYLYLPLYLQSVSLIHYLFHVPYDLGGIIGYYGVFVGIGLAVAGAVLQRGVGGIDEITAIIQVFSDVLSYLRIYALGLAGAMVGTTIVQISNRFSPAIAFVIILFGHSVNILLSIMGGVIHGLRLNFIEWYHYSFDGGGKLLHPLKKVVCHKVVDTKG, from the coding sequence ATGCGCGTAAATGTCGATAAGTATCTCTTTATTGGAAGAAATCGATCAGAATTTTTTACTGCTTGTAGAGAACTTGGAGTTGTTGAGTTCATTTCTGATAAAAGATTGATTACTTCAGAAAAACTACGTCATTTTTCTGAGTGTTTGAAAATTTTAAATTCCCTGAAAAGAGATTACCCTTCCGCTCACTTATCTTTGTCAAAATCTCAAGATTTAACTGTTGAGCAGATAGTAGATGAGGTGTTTGCTCTTCATCAGGAAATCCATTCTTTAACAGAAGCTATAAAAGCTTTAAGGAAGGAGATTCTTAGAGTTAAACCTTTAGGACCCTTTTCCTCTGATGATATTATTGAATTTACAAGGAAAACTGGATTAACGATCAGATTTTTCTATCGTAAACATGTGGACGAGGACAATCTAGAAGTAGAGCAATCTAATGTCTTTTACTTATCTACAGCATATAATTTTGATTACTACGCTGTTATCGGTGTCGTTGAATTGTCAAAAGATCAATTCACAGAGATTGATGCTCCACACTCTGTTAATGAATTGCAAGCTAAAGAAACCGTTCTTTTAAGAGAGATACAGTTTAAGAAGACTAGGATTTGTGAACTTTATGCTTACCGTCAGGATGTTCTTGAAGGTTTATGCGATTATGATAACGAACAACGCTTACGCCATGCTGAAGAGAGTGTAGAAGAGCTCTTTGATGGTAAGGTATTTTCTATTACAGGATGGGTAATCTCTGATCGTATCCAAGAACTAGAGAAGTTGTGTGATCAGTTTGATATTTGTTTGCATAAGGTAGCTCCGGATCCTGATGAGATTGTCCCTACATATTTAGAAAATAGTGGCCTAGGACGTATCGGAGAAGATCTGGTGAATATTTATGATACGCCGGCATCTTCAGATAAAGATCCCTCATTATGGGTATTTATTTCGTTTTTCTTCTTCTTTTCTATGATCGTCAATGACGGTGGTTACGGGCTTGTTTTTTTAGCAACTTCGCTTTTTATAACGTTTAAAGCTCGACGGGTCCTGAAGCGATCTAAATCATTGGCACGTTTCTTGAAGATGTTCTCAATTTTAGGGTTGGGATGTATTTTCTGGGGATTTGCTACAACGTCATTTTTTGGGATTTCTATAAGTCCTTCAAATCCTTTGCGAGAGTATTCCCTTACCCATATGTTGGCTTTGAAGAAAGCAGAATATTACTTGGATAAGCATCCTAAAGGATATAAAGAGTTAGTCAATGAGCATCCTTTATTGAAGGATAAACAAGGTGCCGAAGAGTTCCTTCTTGCTACGGAAAAATCTACAGGAGAAACGGTAGCACGTGCTGTTGTTTACGATAAGTTTATAGATAATATCCTAATGGAATTGGCGCTATTTGTTGGAGTCGTCCATATGGCTTTGGGAATGTTGCGTTATATGCGGCAGCGTTATTCTGGCCTAGGATGGATTGTTTTTATGTGTGGGGCCTATCTATATCTTCCCTTATATTTGCAATCCGTATCTTTGATTCATTACCTATTTCACGTTCCCTACGATCTTGGGGGAATCATTGGTTATTACGGAGTGTTTGTTGGTATAGGCCTTGCTGTTGCCGGTGCAGTTTTGCAACGTGGTGTTGGGGGTATTGATGAGATTACAGCAATTATACAAGTATTCTCAGATGTTTTGTCTTATTTGCGTATTTACGCATTAGGATTGGCAGGAGCTATGGTAGGAACAACAATTGTGCAAATTAGCAACCGTTTCTCTCCTGCTATAGCCTTCGTTATTATTTTGTTCGGTCATTCAGTGAATATCCTTCTCTCTATTATGGGAGGAGTGATTCATGGACTTAGATTAAACTTTATTGAGTGGTATCACTATAGCTTTGATGGCGGAGGGAAACTCCTACACCCTTTAAAGAAAGTAGTGTGCCATAAGGTTGTGGATACCAAGGGATAG
- a CDS encoding V-type ATP synthase subunit A, translating into MVATSGQTTQGYVVEAYGNLLRVRFDGHVRQGEVAYVNVNDTWLKAEVIEVVGQEVKIQVFEDTQDVCRGALVTFSGHLLEAELGPGLLQGIFDGLQNRLQVLAESSFFLKRGEYVNALCKNTLWEYTPKAVVGDVLVRGDALGFVKEGYFNHKIMVPFSCFKEVTITWVISEGSYSVDTVVAKARDAEGKEYSFTMVQKWPIKQAFIQGDKVPCHEIMDVGIRILDTQIPVLKGGTFCTPGPFGAGKTVLQHHLSKYAAVDIVILCACGERAGEVVEVLQEFPHLTDPHTGESLMHRTCIICNTSSMPVAARESSIYLGITVAEYYRQMGLHVLLLADSTSRWAQALREISGRLEEIPGEEAFPAYLASRIAAFYERGGAVRMKDGSEGSLTICGAVSPAGGNFEEPVTQATLSVVGAFCGLSKARADARRYPSIDPMISWSKYLDQVGDILENKIQGWGKAVKKANYFLREGSEIGKRMEVVGEEGIPMEDMEIYLKAELYDFCYLQQNAFDAVDCYCPFDRQIELFSLMSRIFDAKFSFDCPDNARSFFLELQSKIKTLNGQKFLSEEYKEGMEVVLRLLETKMVQTA; encoded by the coding sequence ATGGTAGCAACTTCGGGACAAACAACTCAGGGATATGTTGTAGAAGCCTATGGCAATTTATTGCGTGTGCGTTTTGATGGGCATGTACGTCAAGGGGAAGTTGCTTATGTTAACGTTAACGACACATGGCTGAAAGCAGAAGTCATTGAAGTTGTTGGTCAAGAGGTCAAAATTCAGGTTTTTGAAGATACTCAAGACGTTTGCCGAGGAGCTTTAGTCACTTTCTCAGGACATTTGTTAGAAGCAGAACTAGGTCCAGGGTTATTACAGGGGATCTTTGACGGATTGCAAAATCGTCTGCAGGTGTTGGCAGAAAGTAGCTTCTTCTTAAAGAGAGGAGAGTATGTTAATGCTCTTTGTAAGAATACATTGTGGGAATATACCCCAAAAGCGGTTGTAGGAGATGTTCTTGTTCGTGGAGATGCTCTAGGTTTTGTAAAAGAAGGGTACTTTAACCACAAGATTATGGTGCCGTTTTCCTGTTTTAAAGAGGTGACGATTACCTGGGTAATTTCGGAAGGTAGCTATAGTGTTGATACAGTAGTTGCTAAAGCTCGGGATGCGGAAGGGAAAGAATACAGCTTTACTATGGTTCAGAAATGGCCAATTAAGCAGGCATTTATCCAAGGGGATAAAGTGCCCTGTCATGAGATTATGGACGTGGGCATACGTATTTTAGATACACAAATTCCAGTGTTAAAGGGTGGAACGTTTTGTACTCCTGGCCCATTTGGTGCGGGAAAGACAGTTTTGCAACACCATTTATCGAAGTATGCTGCTGTAGATATTGTGATTCTCTGTGCATGTGGAGAGCGTGCGGGTGAAGTGGTAGAGGTATTACAAGAATTTCCTCACCTTACAGACCCTCATACAGGGGAGTCTTTAATGCATAGAACATGCATTATTTGTAATACCTCTTCTATGCCAGTAGCAGCTAGAGAATCTTCCATTTATCTAGGCATTACTGTTGCAGAGTACTATAGACAGATGGGTCTGCATGTACTTTTGCTTGCTGATTCCACATCACGTTGGGCTCAAGCATTAAGAGAAATTTCAGGAAGATTAGAAGAGATTCCTGGAGAAGAAGCTTTTCCAGCTTATCTAGCATCAAGAATAGCTGCTTTTTATGAGCGTGGTGGTGCTGTACGTATGAAAGACGGTTCAGAAGGTTCTTTGACAATATGTGGTGCTGTATCCCCTGCGGGAGGGAACTTTGAAGAGCCTGTAACACAAGCTACGTTATCTGTAGTAGGAGCTTTCTGTGGTCTTTCTAAAGCTCGTGCGGATGCTCGCCGTTACCCTTCTATTGATCCTATGATTTCGTGGTCAAAATACCTAGATCAAGTTGGAGATATATTAGAGAATAAGATTCAGGGTTGGGGCAAAGCAGTCAAAAAAGCAAATTACTTCCTTCGTGAAGGATCTGAAATTGGCAAACGTATGGAGGTTGTTGGAGAAGAGGGTATCCCCATGGAGGATATGGAGATCTACCTAAAAGCAGAATTATATGATTTTTGTTATCTCCAACAGAATGCTTTTGATGCTGTGGATTGTTATTGTCCTTTTGATCGGCAAATTGAGTTATTTTCATTAATGAGTCGTATTTTTGATGCGAAATTTAGCTTTGATTGTCCCGATAATGCGAGGAGTTTTTTCCTTGAATTGCAAAGTAAAATCAAAACCTTAAATGGACAGAAGTTCCTTTCCGAGGAATACAAGGAAGGAATGGAAGTAGTTCTTAGGTTATTAGAGACGAAGATGGTACAAACAGCGTAA
- a CDS encoding DUF2764 family protein → MTQYYFLSSFFLPQLPESRPVYSFDDLDDLLHLNLSNEDLGHYVILKRFFDFENFAFFWSGKPLPHAYGIVTQENVESMVNLQQWSDDCEFEDFFKDFLLQYKTSQERLDNFSSLVREFLSHYQRSSSEFLRTYFTFKQNLRVILAGFRSRIMKLDVSYVLRDEDSSDPVVLQVLMQKDAPNYELPGEFSDLSDVLQDYGRLPHTLNRTLSLYEFHKIEEMYRDKYFDANAVLARVAAYLFAIRNSMVNLEQGKNIINSMEKAITW, encoded by the coding sequence ATGACTCAGTACTACTTTTTATCGTCGTTTTTTCTTCCTCAGCTTCCTGAGTCCCGGCCCGTCTATTCTTTTGATGATCTCGATGATTTACTTCATTTAAACTTATCTAATGAAGATCTAGGCCATTACGTTATCTTAAAGCGTTTTTTTGATTTTGAAAATTTTGCATTTTTCTGGTCTGGAAAACCTCTACCGCATGCTTATGGTATAGTGACACAAGAGAATGTTGAAAGTATGGTGAATCTTCAACAATGGTCGGATGACTGTGAGTTCGAGGATTTCTTTAAGGATTTCTTATTGCAATATAAGACTTCTCAAGAGCGTCTAGATAACTTCTCCTCGTTAGTTAGAGAATTTCTATCACATTACCAACGTAGCTCTTCTGAGTTCCTGCGTACGTATTTTACATTTAAGCAAAACCTACGCGTTATTTTGGCAGGTTTTCGCTCCCGAATTATGAAGCTTGATGTTTCTTATGTATTAAGAGATGAAGATAGTTCTGATCCTGTGGTGCTTCAAGTGTTGATGCAAAAAGATGCTCCTAATTATGAGCTTCCAGGAGAATTTTCAGATTTGAGTGATGTATTACAGGATTACGGTCGCTTACCTCATACATTGAACCGTACACTATCTTTGTACGAGTTTCATAAAATTGAAGAGATGTATCGTGATAAATATTTTGATGCGAATGCAGTTTTAGCAAGGGTTGCAGCGTATTTATTTGCCATTCGCAATAGTATGGTAAATTTAGAGCAAGGCAAAAACATTATTAATTCTATGGAAAAGGCAATCACATGGTAG
- a CDS encoding V-type ATP synthase subunit D gives MSSQIKLTKNAYRLEKVKLSRLETYLPTLKLKKALLQVEVTNAIREASESIQAYEAARESIYAFAELYSVPLYVDAIANSFKIEKVEKDYENITGIEVPVIRNIILAESSYSVLDTPIWIDTLVAYSREFVINKVRSEVAAEKQRILEEELRNVSIRVNLFEKKLIPETTRMIKKIAIFLSDRSITDVGQVKMAKKKIQQRKEESECA, from the coding sequence ATGTCTTCACAGATAAAGCTAACAAAGAATGCCTATCGTTTAGAAAAGGTAAAACTCTCACGTCTGGAAACATATTTACCGACGTTAAAATTAAAAAAAGCATTGCTGCAAGTAGAAGTTACCAATGCTATTCGAGAGGCTAGTGAGAGCATACAAGCGTATGAAGCAGCCAGGGAAAGTATTTATGCTTTCGCAGAGCTTTATAGTGTTCCTCTTTATGTTGATGCGATTGCAAATAGTTTTAAGATAGAGAAAGTTGAAAAAGACTATGAAAATATTACGGGGATAGAAGTCCCTGTGATAAGGAATATTATCCTAGCTGAATCTTCTTATTCTGTTTTAGATACTCCTATTTGGATCGATACGCTTGTAGCTTACTCTCGAGAGTTTGTAATTAATAAAGTGCGTTCTGAAGTAGCTGCGGAAAAGCAAAGAATTCTTGAGGAAGAATTAAGAAATGTATCCATTCGTGTAAATCTCTTTGAGAAGAAGCTAATTCCAGAGACTACGCGAATGATTAAGAAAATCGCGATTTTCTTAAGTGATCGTAGTATTACAGATGTTGGCCAGGTTAAAATGGCTAAGAAAAAGATACAGCAGCGTAAGGAGGAATCCGAATGCGCGTAA